A part of Cannabis sativa cultivar Pink pepper isolate KNU-18-1 chromosome 6, ASM2916894v1, whole genome shotgun sequence genomic DNA contains:
- the LOC115695839 gene encoding protein SICKLE, giving the protein MEESKERKERLRLMRAKADQAENSKDSETTLAMPFHLSNPLIETSAATPPQEPSRFDFYTDPMAAFTANKKRNTESHHVSLDHYTHTPPINSGSPMLRAPYPVPGPRAEMTPIAHQFQGSYFLDQGNLGPSNGPGSTMGYNFPGVQPRGHNFQSPRFGPMGSPFNTGRGGSGNRWQGNSLSHSSGRRGGGRGMGGRFSTMERPLGPERFSHSSMIEDPWKFLTPITWKGVDAPLSRLYTSETSRSSFEMHKTKVDNTPKNVSSQPSLAEYLAASFDEAANDASNT; this is encoded by the coding sequence ATGGAGGAATCAAAAGAAAGGAAGGAAAGATTGAGATTAATGCGTGCAAAAGCTGATCAGGCTGAAAATTCTAAAGACAGTGAAACAACTCTTGCAATGCCTTTTCACCTATCGAATCCACTGATCGAGACCTCCGCTGCTACACCACCGCAAGAACCATCTAGGTTTGATTTTTATACAGATCCTATGGCAGCATTTACTGCCAACAAGAAAAGGAATACAGAAAGTCACCATGTTTCCTTAGATCATTATACTCACACACCTCCAATCAACAGTGGTTCACCCATGCTAAGAGCTCCATATCCTGTTCCAGGACCCCGTGCTGAAATGACCCCTATAGCTCATCAGTTTCAAGGAAGTTACTTTCTTGATCAAGGAAATCTAGGTCCCTCAAATGGACCAGGTAGTACAATGGGTTATAATTTTCCTGGTGTTCAACCAAGAGGGCATAATTTTCAGAGTCCTAGATTTGGTCCAATGGGTAGTCCTTTTAATACAGGAAGAGGTGGGAGTGGAAATCGCTGGCAGGGTAACAGCCTGAGTCATAGTTCAGGTCGAAGAGGAGGAGGACGAGGCATGGGTGGTCGTTTCTCTACAATGGAGAGACCATTGGGGCCCGAGAGGTTTTCTCATAGTTCCATGATCGAAGATCCATGGAAGTTTTTGACACCTATTACTTGGAAAGGGGTGGATGCTCCATTGAGTAGGTTGTACACTTCTGAAACCTCGAGATCCTCTTTTGAGATGCACAAAACTAAAGTTGACAATACTCCAAAGAATGTAAGTTCTCAGCCAAGCCTAGCAGAGTATTTGGCTGCCTCTTTTGATGAAGCAGCCAACGACGCATCAAATACATGA
- the LOC115695777 gene encoding uncharacterized protein LOC115695777, giving the protein MDAKNLDLEDHASWPEAIESYFISLLYEEAKKGLQTRTLDKKGWLKIENDIFSTFGKRYKIDKLKSKFNRLRKAYREFSHLLEQNGMEWDSQTSTVTASDEVWDAYLKKYPNAKRYRKKGLQHYEMLGEIFTNTTATGGMSCTSTQPPPISVEEHEQERHYIDTGAHVDDGIECDGENFGEEEEVTGVRRRATSVPLDAPRPKEKKNKGTNSIIEHVMEELAKSIAAKTEASLVQSESMGKYIDTREKIINGKSSNITSSCNVEDCQNILDGIPNLDDRKYIKALREFVANPEWRGIFMRMNDQRRRAYLDSLLE; this is encoded by the exons ATGGATGCAAAAAATTTAGACCTTGAGGATCATGCTTCTTGGCCTGAGGCTATTGAATCGTATTTTATTAGTCTCTTGTATGAAGAGGCCAAAAAAGGATTGCAAACTAGAACCTTGGACAAAAAAGGGTGGctaaaaatagaaaatgacATATTTAGTACATTTGGAAAGAGATACAAAATAGATAAATTGAAATCAAAATTCAATCGGTTGAGAAAGGCATATCGAGAATTTTCTCATCTTTTGGAacaaaatggaatggaatgggaTTCTCAAACAAGTACTGTTACAGCAAGTGATGAAGTTTGGGATGCTTATCTAAAG AAATATCCAAATGCAAAGAGATATCGAAAAAAAGGGTTGCAACATTATGAGATGCTTGGAGAAATATTCACTAACACAACAGCTACCGGTGGGATGAGTTGCACCTCCACTCAACCTCCACCTATTTCAGTTGAGGAACATGAACAAGAGCGGCATTATATTGACACTGGAGCACATGTTGATGATGGTATTGAATGCGATGGTGAAAATTTTGGAGAGGAAGAAGAAGTTACTGGTGTACGTCGTCGAGCTACTTCTGTTCCACTTGATGCACCAAGACCAAAGGAGAAAAAGAACAAAGGGACTAATTCTATCATTGAACATGTGATGGAGGAACTTGCAAAAAGTATAGCTGCTAAAACTGAGGCATCACTTGTACAAAGTGAAAGTATGGGTAAGTATATTGATACAAGGGAGAAGATAATCAATGGAAAATCAAGCAATATCACTAGTTCATGTAATGTGGAAGACTGTCAAAATATTCTAGATGGTATTCCGAATTTAGATGACAGAAAATACATCAAAGCATTACGTGAGTTTGTTGCGAATCCAGAATGGCGTGGAATATTTATGAGAATGAATGATCAACGTCGTCGTGCATATCTTGATTCACTATTGGAGTGA
- the LOC115695778 gene encoding uncharacterized protein LOC115695778, which yields MMKNKRGYAWAISAGLNAALAAISAKLFTSEIIRYGLVLLFNLTMWASYVNSLRSLSSLQATVTNFATNFLTSGLAGYFLFEEPLSIQWFSGALLIVVGVLILSKSSIHNNKALKTE from the coding sequence ATGATGAAGAACAAGAGAGGGTACGCGTGGGCAATATCAGCTGGGCTCAACGCTGCCTTAGCTGCCATATCCGCCAAGCTTTTTACCTCTGAGATTATCAGATATGGTTTGGTACTACTCTTCAACCTCACAATGTGGGCATCTTATGTCAACAGCCTTAGATCCCTCTCTTCTCTTCAAGCTACAGTCACCAATTTCGCTACCAACTTCCTCACATCTGGCCTTGCCGGGTACTTTTTGTTTGAAGAGCCATTGTCAATTCAGTGGTTTTCTGGTGCTTTGCTTATCGTAGTTGGGGTTCTCATCCTTAGTAAATCAAGTATTCACAACAACAAGGCCTTGAAGACAGAGTAA
- the LOC115695783 gene encoding auxin-induced protein 15A-like translates to MGFRFASLVHAKQLIQKPFSSTKDVPKGYLAVYVGEKRMKRFVIPISFLNQPSFQDLLNQAEQEFGFDHPMGALTIPCNEDAFIELVSRLSV, encoded by the coding sequence ATGGGTTTTCGCTTTGCTAGCTTAGTTCATGCCAAGCAACTCATTCAGAAGCCTTTCTCAAGTACAAAAGATGTTCCAAAAGGGTACTTGGCAGTTTATGTTGGGGAGAAGAGAATGAAGAGATTTGTAATCCCTATATCATTCTTGAACCAGCCATCATTTCAAGACTTGCTAAATCAAGCTGAACAAGAGTTTGGATTCGATCATCCAATGGGAGCTCTTACGATTCCCTGCAATGAAGATGCCTTCATTGAACTTGTTTCTCGCTTAAGCGTTTAA
- the LOC133039368 gene encoding auxin-responsive protein SAUR24-like encodes MLYVGQMRLKSEEAMGSGEEALAIGQSHDTAIITIMGFRFASLVHAKQLIQRPFSSTKVIPKGYLAVYVGGESRLNRFVIPVAYLNQPSFQDFLSQAEEKFGFDHPMGALTIPCSEDSFIDLISRLSS; translated from the exons ATGCTGTATGTAGGACAGATGAGACTCAAGAGTGAAGAGGCAATGGGGTCTGGTGAGGAGGCATTAGCCATTGGGCAATCACATG ACACTGCAATTATTACAATCATGGGTTTCAGATTTGCTAGCTTAGTTCATGCCAAGCAACTCATCCAGAGGCCTTTTTCAAGCACAAAAGTTATTCCGAAAGGATATTTAGCAGTGTATGTGGGTGGTGAAAGCAGATTGAATAGATTTGTGATTCCTGTGGCATACTTGAACCAACCTTCATTCCAAGACTTTCTAAGTCAAGCTGAAGAGAAGTTCGGATTCGACCATCCAATGGGAGCTCTTACAATTCCGTGCTCTGAAGATTCCTTCATCGATCTAATTTCTCGCTTAAGCTCCTAG
- the LOC115695780 gene encoding auxin-induced protein X15-like has protein sequence MGFRVPSIVPAKKLLRRSFSNNSNKEASMAVDIPKGHLAVYVGENEKKRFVVPVSFLSQPLFQELLTQAEEEYGYDHPMGGLTIPCTQHVFVDVMLHETQQH, from the coding sequence ATGGGTTTCCGTGTGCCAAGCATAGTTCCAGCTAAGAAGTTGCTTCGACGATCTTTTTCCAATAATTCAAACAAAGAAGCCTCAATGGCAGTAGATATTCCTAAAGGACATTTGGCAGTTTATGTTGGAGAGAATGAAAAGAAGCGGTTTGTTGTTCCTGTCTCATTCTTGAGCCAACCTTTGTTTCAAGAGTTGCTTACTCAAGCTGAAGAAGAATATGGATATGATCATCCGATGGGAGGCCTAACAATTCCCTGCACACAACATGTGTTTGTCGATGTAATGCTTCATGAGACTCAACAACATTAG
- the LOC133038899 gene encoding auxin-induced protein 15A-like: MGFRFASLVHAKQLIQKPFSSTKDVPKGYLAVYVGEMRMKRFVIPISFLNQPSFQDLLSQAEQEFGFDHPMGALTIPCNEEAFVELVSHLSA, from the coding sequence ATGGGTTTTCGCTTTGCTAGCTTAGTTCATGCCAAGCAACTCATTCAGAAGCCTTTCTCAAGTACAAAAGATGTACCAAAAGGGTACTTGGCAGTTTATGTTGGGGAGATGAGAATGAAGAGATTTGTAATCCCTATATCATTCTTGAACCAGCCATCATTCCAAGACTTGCTAAGTCAAGCTGAACAAGAGTTTGGATTTGATCATCCAATGGGAGCTCTTACGATTCCCTGCAATGAAGAGGCCTTCGTCGAACTTGTTTCTCACTTAAGCGCTTAA
- the LOC115695779 gene encoding auxin-induced protein 15A-like, with protein sequence MGFRVPSIVPAKKLLRRSFSNNSNKEASMAVDVPKGHLAVYVGENEKKRFVVPVSFLSQPLFQELLIQAEEEYGYDHPMGGLTIPCTQHVFVDVISNLNAS encoded by the coding sequence ATGGGGTTCCGTGTGCCAAGCATAGTTCCAGCGAAGAAATTGCTTCGACGATCTTTCTCCAATAATTCAAACAAAGAAGCCTCAATGGCAGTAGATGTTCCTAAAGGACATTTGGCAGTTTATGTTGGCGAGAATGAAAAGAAGCGGTTTGTTGTTCCTGTCTCATTCTTGAGCCAACCTTTGTTTCAAGAGTTGCTTATTCAAGCTGAAGAAGAATATGGATACGATCATCCAATGGGAGGCCTAACAATTCCATGCACACAACATGTGTTTGTCGATGTCATCTCCAATCTGAATGCTTCATGA
- the LOC115695781 gene encoding auxin-responsive protein SAUR24-like gives MGFRFATLVHAKQLIQRPFSSTKGVPKGFLAVYVGGESNLNRFVIPVAYLNQPSFQDFLSQAEEKFGFDHPMGALTIPCSEDSFIDLISRLSS, from the coding sequence ATGGGTTTCCGGTTTGCCACCTTAGTTCATGCCAAGCAACTCATTCAGAGGCCTTTCTCAAGCACCAAAGGTGTACCAAAAGGATTTTTAGCAGTTTATGTTGGTGGTGAAAGCAACTTGAATAGATTTGTGATTCCAGTGGCATACTTGAACCAACCTTCATTCCAAGACTTTCTAAGTCAAGCTGAAGAGAAGTTCGGATTTGATCATCCAATGGGAGCTCTTACAATTCCGTGCTCTGAAGATTCCTTCATCGATCTTATTTCTCGCTTAAGCTCCTAA
- the LOC115695459 gene encoding auxin-induced protein 15A-like, with translation MAFKLPGILNAKKNLRRSLSGLKEGGLKSGLVPKGYIAVYVGGEDEEKKRHVVPVWYLNEPSFQQLLTMAEQDFGYEHPMGGLTIPCREQIFIDLTSHLN, from the coding sequence ATGGCGTTTAAATTGCCCGGTATTCTCAATGCCAAGAAGAATCTTCGTAGATCTCTTTCGGGGCTTAAAGAAGGAGGTTTGAAGAGTGGTTTGGTTCCAAAAGGGTACATTGCAGTGTATGTTGGAGGAGAGGATGAGGAGAAGAAAAGACATGTAGTACCTGTTTGGTACTTGAATGAGCCTTCTTTTCAACAACTACTAACCATGGCAGAGCAAGATTTTGGATATGAGCATCCCATGGGAGGACTTACCATTCCCTGCAGAGAGCAAATCTTCATTGATCTCACTTCTCACTTGAATTGA
- the LOC115725651 gene encoding auxin-responsive protein SAUR24-like, whose product MGFRFANLVHAKQLIQRPFSSTKDIPKGFVAVYVGDESRMKRFVIPVAYLNQPSFQHFLSQAEEEFGFDHPMGALTIPCTEDAFINLISHLSS is encoded by the coding sequence ATGGGTTTTCGCTTTGCTAACTTAGTTCATGCCAAGCAACTCATTCAGAGGCCTTTTTCAAGCACAAAAGACATTCCAAAAGGCTTTGTGGCAGTTTATGTTGGCGATGAGAGCAGAATGAAGAGGTTTGTGATCCCTGTGGCATACTTGAATCAACCTTCATTCCAACACTTTCTAAGTCAAGCTGAAGAAGAATTCGGATTCGATCATCCAATGGGAGCTCTTACAATTCCATGCACAGAAGATGCCTTCATCAATCTTATTTCTCACTTAAGCTCCTAA
- the LOC115695460 gene encoding F-box protein At3g07870-like has protein sequence MDQLSEDVIVKIFSNLKAKTILTNLRLVCKQWRQIIDESYYGVQLAENLLNKGVDEQDPLLLLLTQNPNNNNNNNDASTVWDEVNKRRRINAIINNINNLNMVSNDGISKEKVLEINFNQFPWPEEEEEDEEEEVSLESSLHGILCFTKKTKTKPYLANPSRKEFLELPSITPSKVRYCSYGLGFDKSSRNYKVVSVFLNSSNDKIEAMIYTLHLRDHDKKKSSSSSSSSWNMITKSQPQCLPIPMPKCVNGVIYWIGLRQFDNTKPYTYNSPLNLCKIMAFDIEKEKFGLVSLPITNIDSFELAHLNNGVLSLVDSSDKTPNHRVEIWNLKDYEKEYWIKMYKLEWIKLAPLDQSPFFANPLRVVGPWENGQILLCYVSKCFMTYDPNTDTFEKLSFPDLLSNELVNQYHTYFPTLLSLSWFNQHHQH, from the coding sequence ATGGATCAATTATCTGAGGACGTAATTGTTAAGATTTTCTCCAATTTAAAGGCCAAAACCATTCTTACAAATTTAAGGTTGGTATGCAAACAATGGCGTCAAATCATCGATGAAAGCTATTATGGAGTCCAATTAGCAGAGAATCTCTTAAATAAAGGTGTTGATGAACAAGACCCTTTACTATTACTTCTCACCCAAAAccctaacaacaacaacaacaacaatgatGCCTCCACAGTTTGGGATGAAGTAAATAAAAGAAGAAGGATTAACGCCATCATTAATAACATCAATAACCTTAACATGGTTTCAAACGATGGAATATCCAAAGAAAAGGTGTTGGAGATTAATTTTAACCAATTTCCATGGCCcgaagaggaagaggaagacgaagaagaagaagtctcctTGGAGAGTTCTTTGCATGGCATTCTTTGCTTCACAAAAAAAACTAAGACTAAACCCTATTTGGCTAACCCTTCAAGGAAAGAGTTTCTAGAATTACCATCTATAACTCCTTCCAAAGTTCGTTATTGTTCTTACGGATTAGGGTTTGATAAATCATCTAGAAACTACAAAGTTGTGAGTGTTTTTCTCAATTCTTCTAATGATAAAATTGAAGCTATGATCTACACACTTCATTTACGTGATCATGATAAGaaaaaatcatcatcatcatcatcatcatcatggaATATGATCACCAAATCACAACCTCAATGTCTTCCAATACCAATGCCAAAGTGTGTTAATGGAGTTATTTATTGGATTGGTTTGCGTCAATTTGATAATACTAAGCCTTACACTTACAACAGTCCTCTTAACCTTTGTAAGATCATGGCTTTTGATATAGAGAAAGAGAAGTTTGGATTGGTTTCTTTGCCAATAACTAATATTGATTCTTTTGAATTGGCTCATCTTAATAATGGGGTTCTTAGTTTGGTGGATTCTTCGGATAAGACTCCTAATCATCGCGTTGAGATATGGAATTTGAAGGATTATGAGAAAGAATATTGgattaaaatgtataaattagAATGGATCAAATTAGCACCACTTGATCAATCTCCTTTCTTTGCTAATCCATTAAGAGTTGTGGGGCCATGGGAGAATGGTCAAATATTACTATGTTATGTCTCAAAGTGTTTTATGACTTATGATCCAAACACTGATACATTTGAAAAACTAAGTTTTCCAGATTTACTTAGTAATGAATTAGTGAACCAATATCATACCTACTTTCCAACACTGCTTTCTCTCTCTTGGTTCAATCAACATCATCAACACTAG